From Denitrovibrio acetiphilus DSM 12809, the proteins below share one genomic window:
- a CDS encoding peroxiredoxin, which yields MSEFQMPTLGEKFPEMEVKTTHGMKQLPGDYAGKWFVLFSHPGDFTPVCTTEFIEFQNRAADFKAVNCELIGASVDQVFSHIKWVDWIEEKLNVKIEFPVIADELGRVANQLGMIHSGKGTNTVRAVFIVDDKGVIRIVLYYPQEIGRNIDEVLRAVKALQKTDNDGVATPANWPNNKILSDRVIIPPAPDEQTKAKRLESAAKGEIECYDWWFCHKAK from the coding sequence ATGAGTGAATTTCAGATGCCTACCCTCGGAGAAAAATTCCCTGAGATGGAAGTAAAGACTACACACGGGATGAAACAACTCCCTGGCGATTATGCAGGTAAATGGTTCGTGCTTTTCAGCCACCCAGGTGACTTCACACCTGTCTGTACTACAGAATTTATCGAATTTCAGAACAGAGCCGCAGATTTCAAAGCTGTTAACTGTGAGCTGATCGGAGCTTCTGTTGACCAGGTCTTCTCTCACATCAAATGGGTAGACTGGATCGAAGAGAAACTGAACGTAAAAATCGAGTTCCCTGTTATTGCAGATGAGCTCGGACGTGTAGCAAATCAACTCGGTATGATACACAGCGGCAAAGGGACAAATACTGTCCGTGCCGTTTTCATAGTGGACGACAAAGGCGTAATACGCATAGTCCTTTACTACCCTCAGGAGATAGGCAGAAACATAGACGAAGTGCTCAGAGCAGTAAAAGCGCTTCAGAAAACTGATAATGACGGAGTTGCTACTCCTGCTAACTGGCCGAATAATAAAATTCTGTCTGACAGAGTTATTATCCCACCGGCACCGGATGAGCAAACAAAAGCCAAGAGGCTTGAATCCGCCGCAAAAGGCGAGATAGAATGTTACGACTGGTGGTTTTGCCACAAAGCGAAGTAA
- a CDS encoding tRNA-queuosine alpha-mannosyltransferase domain-containing protein, with the protein MKILILSAYNAVSHQHLNKGLIQNFSEVDFSLLTLPPRYFAWRSRGNSLSFAYENRDVLTAGYDLIFATSMTDMTALRGLVPEIANTPLIVYFHENQFDYPENRSSHNNIEAKLVSIYNALAADHVVFNTDYNRQTFLHGARKLLRKMPDHVPSGLTEIIKNKSRVLSVPINPLRKYQYRHDKPSILWNHRWEYDKAPERFYMALCKLREMTGDFRLNLAGQFFRDVPESFIAIKEEFKEHTDHCGYLETREEYENVMSESSVVVSTSLHDFQGLSVMEAADAGCTPVLPDRVSYPELFPAGCLYAASEDTDKEAENCAEKLYEALHKAQKCDMSPYYWGNMRDRYRQLFESAV; encoded by the coding sequence TTGAAGATACTCATATTGTCCGCATATAACGCTGTTAGTCACCAGCATTTAAATAAAGGGCTGATTCAAAATTTCAGTGAAGTTGATTTCAGTTTGCTTACCCTTCCACCAAGATATTTTGCGTGGCGTTCCCGCGGGAACAGTCTGAGTTTTGCATACGAAAACAGAGACGTTCTGACAGCAGGGTATGATCTCATATTTGCGACCTCAATGACTGATATGACAGCTCTACGAGGACTGGTGCCTGAGATCGCCAACACTCCTCTGATAGTTTATTTCCATGAAAATCAGTTCGACTACCCTGAAAACAGATCGTCTCACAACAACATAGAAGCCAAACTTGTTTCAATCTACAATGCTCTTGCTGCGGATCACGTTGTTTTTAACACAGATTATAATAGACAGACTTTTCTGCATGGGGCAAGAAAACTGCTTAGAAAAATGCCTGACCACGTTCCCTCGGGGCTGACAGAAATTATTAAAAACAAGAGCAGAGTGCTGAGTGTTCCTATAAATCCGCTCAGAAAATACCAATACCGACACGACAAACCGTCCATATTGTGGAACCACAGGTGGGAATACGATAAAGCACCGGAAAGGTTTTATATGGCTCTTTGTAAGTTACGTGAAATGACAGGAGATTTTAGGTTGAATCTCGCTGGTCAGTTTTTCAGAGATGTTCCCGAAAGTTTTATTGCGATAAAGGAAGAATTTAAAGAGCATACAGATCACTGCGGTTATCTTGAAACCAGAGAGGAATACGAAAATGTAATGTCTGAAAGCAGTGTTGTGGTTTCAACCTCTCTCCACGACTTTCAGGGATTGTCTGTTATGGAGGCTGCCGATGCCGGATGTACGCCTGTTCTGCCTGACAGGGTTTCATATCCGGAGCTTTTTCCTGCCGGTTGTCTTTATGCTGCATCGGAAGATACAGATAAGGAAGCAGAAAATTGCGCAGAAAAACTTTACGAAGCTCTTCATAAGGCTCAGAAGTGTGACATGTCGCCTTACTACTGGGGAAATATGAGAGACAGATACCGTCAGCTTTTTGAGAGTGCTGTATAG
- a CDS encoding tetratricopeptide repeat protein, with translation MKDKFTDTNTLYDNSFIIKRDSKISELASMSNFHNIFMFSAVPGAGKSILARQVAETNYANSIWHDITDSDKDPLSFCWSLYNAIKKCFPNYSCAEMETPTGNHDKLKYETYIKAIMKSLKRYTRRKTVIVLDNTELLPTIGLGCKAVKTALLAASSTLHFIICSRRTCTDSTLANRLEKQIIIFDNSFFYFTKEEFHKLALAQLEHIIDLSGIDRIYAISEGWAHGIVTGLKYFRTRGKIPDSSIIAGQLDKFFEINALRPEDIKLYSSFAALSLLEEIPLEFSVKFSGGTELASFLINALDSNNFIQKKKKVTFILHNIYRSWLIATSKETFQKINAAAFLNAAASYELNKGSLTLAIKYLIRAQAYSRLESVMKDNIDEILRSDNNRGYNGILSDVPGKILRSTMWTALAYAYTSINIMPEQACRMFCITLQKFIDCNDKTGILLSYTGLVNFHFFLRGTSINGLKYKQLIQDCLTAEEENLSPVKIVSIYTSLAFGGMNYYPQKIIKEFINKVLPLVEKERMFRQKIEIYYVYALFNELMGSMQLCERFTDLLFAELHTIKKDPFSLLTFIMKLHRFYNIQGETKISEYIGQYAQRTMSVHMELSMLYKALLDIYETDNFAHSGDIEKLQRHMEKYSMHELNNLPAHIRAAMTSHIALGLATKFDETSRILAEKALKVAIDAEMNEYTVSEFYFYAGAIYTLLGNFKEAEMRLTKALELAQEFSNERINASSCAYMSYLYDTISDRRNAAEYAVSAVRFMMKTRQKKLKWSMPDICQNMLKYAHENDNSAEYADNIAFQQFNISFTGSSEMIPVMQINAFGEIEIRIGETALSPEQLSGNFRTMIAIILSSKNYTAHQEVIQSYIWPSSGKEHARKSFDNLMSRFRKLLSNNFPGINPKDYITINNGIVRMSHVKCNADDFINKVGEARISFENKEFTKCLLCLLTIKDTYSERYFSFINDIEKVDAKRQYTDAAMIDMMTLIYKMNSYLPDIIPLEPYLDQWHDIFIHETEMVRLAYLYYKDKNDKVKCFTIIKNFEIFLREEGFSEDEVNELIYAVKS, from the coding sequence ATGAAAGACAAATTTACTGACACCAATACACTTTACGACAACAGTTTTATTATCAAAAGAGACAGCAAGATATCTGAGCTCGCCTCTATGAGCAATTTCCATAACATTTTCATGTTCAGCGCTGTGCCTGGTGCGGGGAAATCCATTCTCGCCAGACAAGTGGCAGAAACTAATTATGCAAACAGTATCTGGCACGACATAACAGACAGCGACAAAGACCCGTTGTCTTTCTGCTGGTCACTTTATAATGCGATAAAAAAATGCTTTCCGAACTATTCCTGTGCAGAGATGGAAACACCGACAGGAAATCACGATAAACTGAAATACGAAACTTATATAAAAGCAATTATGAAATCACTGAAGAGATACACACGAAGAAAAACAGTGATCGTACTCGACAACACAGAGCTTCTGCCGACTATCGGACTGGGGTGCAAAGCTGTTAAAACCGCTCTGCTTGCCGCGTCATCAACCCTGCACTTCATAATCTGCTCCCGGAGAACCTGTACAGACTCAACACTTGCAAACAGACTTGAAAAGCAAATAATCATTTTCGATAACAGCTTTTTTTATTTCACAAAAGAGGAATTCCACAAGCTAGCTCTGGCACAACTGGAGCACATCATAGACCTTTCAGGGATAGACAGGATATACGCTATATCTGAAGGGTGGGCGCACGGAATAGTAACAGGACTTAAATATTTCAGAACACGGGGCAAAATCCCGGATTCATCAATAATTGCAGGACAGCTTGATAAATTTTTTGAAATTAACGCTCTGCGTCCGGAAGATATTAAGCTGTACAGCTCCTTCGCTGCCCTCTCTCTGCTTGAAGAGATCCCACTCGAATTTTCCGTTAAGTTTTCAGGAGGGACAGAGCTGGCGAGTTTTCTGATTAACGCCCTTGACAGCAACAACTTCATACAAAAGAAGAAAAAAGTCACTTTTATCCTGCATAACATCTACAGAAGCTGGCTTATTGCTACGTCTAAAGAAACATTTCAGAAAATTAACGCCGCAGCCTTCCTTAACGCCGCGGCCTCTTATGAGCTAAACAAGGGCAGCCTGACACTGGCAATAAAATACCTTATAAGAGCTCAGGCATACTCCCGCCTTGAGTCTGTCATGAAAGACAATATTGATGAAATACTACGCTCTGATAACAACAGAGGATATAACGGAATCCTTTCAGATGTTCCTGGCAAAATACTGCGCAGCACTATGTGGACAGCTTTGGCTTATGCGTACACTTCTATTAATATTATGCCGGAGCAGGCTTGCAGGATGTTCTGCATTACCTTACAAAAATTCATCGATTGTAACGACAAAACGGGAATACTTCTCAGCTACACCGGTCTGGTAAACTTTCACTTCTTTCTGCGCGGAACAAGCATAAACGGACTTAAGTACAAACAGCTTATACAAGATTGTCTTACAGCCGAAGAAGAGAATCTCTCACCTGTTAAAATAGTATCCATATACACATCCCTCGCTTTCGGCGGAATGAACTACTACCCCCAGAAGATTATAAAAGAGTTTATAAATAAAGTCCTACCGCTGGTGGAAAAGGAACGTATGTTCCGACAGAAAATAGAAATATATTATGTATATGCCCTCTTCAACGAACTAATGGGCTCTATGCAGCTTTGTGAGAGATTCACAGATCTTCTTTTTGCAGAGCTGCATACAATAAAAAAAGATCCATTTTCTCTCCTGACTTTTATAATGAAACTGCACAGGTTTTATAATATCCAGGGAGAAACAAAAATATCTGAATACATAGGGCAGTATGCTCAGAGAACAATGTCTGTTCATATGGAGCTAAGTATGCTCTATAAGGCTCTGCTGGATATTTATGAAACTGATAACTTTGCACACTCCGGAGACATCGAAAAGCTTCAGAGACATATGGAAAAATACAGTATGCATGAACTTAATAACCTTCCGGCGCATATTCGTGCAGCAATGACCAGCCATATAGCACTCGGACTTGCAACGAAATTTGATGAAACATCAAGAATACTGGCAGAAAAAGCTCTTAAAGTAGCTATTGATGCTGAGATGAACGAATATACGGTCAGCGAATTTTATTTCTATGCCGGAGCGATTTACACTCTTCTGGGTAATTTTAAAGAAGCTGAAATGCGGCTGACAAAGGCCCTTGAACTTGCACAGGAATTTTCTAACGAAAGGATAAACGCTTCATCCTGTGCATATATGTCATACCTTTATGATACTATCAGTGACAGAAGAAATGCAGCAGAATACGCAGTCTCGGCTGTACGTTTTATGATGAAAACCAGACAGAAAAAACTTAAATGGTCAATGCCTGATATTTGTCAGAATATGCTTAAGTACGCTCACGAAAATGATAATTCGGCTGAATATGCTGACAACATTGCTTTCCAGCAGTTCAACATAAGCTTTACAGGCAGCAGCGAGATGATCCCTGTAATGCAGATAAATGCCTTCGGTGAAATAGAGATAAGAATAGGCGAAACAGCACTTTCCCCTGAACAGCTTTCAGGCAATTTCAGAACAATGATAGCAATTATTCTTTCTTCCAAAAACTATACAGCACATCAAGAAGTTATCCAATCATATATCTGGCCGTCAAGTGGCAAAGAACATGCACGGAAAAGCTTTGACAACCTTATGTCCAGATTCAGAAAGCTTTTATCTAATAATTTCCCCGGCATAAACCCGAAAGACTATATCACCATCAACAACGGAATAGTCAGGATGTCGCACGTTAAATGTAATGCAGATGATTTTATCAATAAAGTCGGTGAAGCAAGAATATCTTTTGAGAATAAAGAGTTTACGAAATGCCTGCTCTGTCTTTTAACTATTAAAGACACCTATAGCGAAAGATACTTTTCATTTATAAACGACATAGAAAAAGTAGATGCAAAAAGACAGTACACTGACGCAGCGATGATAGACATGATGACGCTGATATACAAGATGAACTCTTATCTGCCGGATATCATACCTCTTGAGCCTTACCTTGATCAATGGCATGATATCTTCATCCACGAAACAGAAATGGTGAGGCTCGCGTACCTATACTACAAAGACAAAAACGATAAAGTTAAATGCTTTACAATTATAAAAAATTTCGAAATATTCCTCAGAGAGGAGGGGTTCAGCGAAGACGAAGTCAATGAGCTGATATATGCTGTAAAATCATAG
- the proX gene encoding glycine betaine/L-proline ABC transporter substrate-binding protein ProX, whose translation MKFRIMMLAVAFAAISVFTAFADNMKPGKGVTVRPARATWDTGYFQEAIVSAGLKELGYKVKKPKELTNPLFYQSVVLGDLDYWTNGWFPMHNDQLPKNFEKKAERIGYVAKAGGLQGYLISKDYAEKYNIKSLDDFRRDDVRKAFDSDGDGKADLIACPPGWGCEKIISHQMDAYGLKDYINPIKASYSASMAEGIAKFKNGEPVFFYTWAPNWTIFKLKPGEDVVWINVPEINPTEAQKGYVDRMTGTGIKGAVSDPIKLGFVVTDIRVVANKKFLKENPAAATFLREFHLDLEDINAQNARMNEGEKSAKDIAKHAQEWIAKHPEKWNKWLSDARAAAK comes from the coding sequence ATGAAATTTAGAATTATGATGCTGGCTGTAGCATTTGCTGCAATATCAGTTTTTACAGCTTTTGCTGACAACATGAAGCCGGGGAAAGGGGTTACTGTAAGACCTGCCCGTGCTACATGGGACACAGGCTATTTTCAGGAAGCCATTGTAAGCGCCGGGCTTAAAGAACTTGGATACAAGGTGAAAAAACCTAAGGAACTCACTAATCCGTTGTTTTACCAGTCTGTTGTGCTTGGCGATCTAGATTACTGGACTAATGGATGGTTCCCTATGCATAATGACCAGCTTCCGAAGAATTTCGAAAAGAAAGCTGAAAGAATAGGTTATGTTGCAAAAGCCGGCGGGCTTCAGGGGTATCTGATAAGCAAAGACTATGCAGAAAAATATAATATCAAATCCCTCGATGATTTCAGAAGAGATGACGTTAGAAAGGCTTTTGACTCTGACGGAGACGGCAAAGCTGACCTCATCGCATGTCCTCCGGGATGGGGATGTGAAAAGATTATCTCTCACCAGATGGATGCCTATGGTCTGAAGGATTACATCAATCCTATCAAAGCTTCTTACTCTGCCAGCATGGCTGAAGGGATAGCTAAGTTCAAAAATGGCGAGCCGGTATTCTTTTACACATGGGCACCTAACTGGACAATTTTTAAACTGAAACCAGGGGAAGACGTTGTCTGGATAAATGTTCCGGAAATTAACCCTACAGAAGCTCAGAAGGGATATGTGGACAGAATGACCGGGACTGGCATCAAAGGTGCTGTAAGCGATCCTATTAAACTCGGTTTTGTTGTCACAGATATAAGGGTTGTCGCTAATAAGAAGTTTCTTAAAGAAAATCCTGCTGCTGCAACATTTCTGAGAGAATTCCATCTTGACCTGGAAGACATTAATGCTCAGAACGCCCGTATGAACGAAGGCGAGAAATCAGCAAAAGATATTGCAAAACATGCTCAGGAGTGGATTGCGAAACATCCGGAAAAGTGGAACAAGTGGCTTTCTGATGCAAGGGCTGCCGCTAAATAG
- a CDS encoding ABC transporter permease has product MSFFDFDERIIPLDQWVQSGVDFLVENYREVFQLIKYPVEKSLDSISWVLTSMHPLVLIAILAFLAFRYAGKRVTIFTIATMFLIGMLGLWEEAMITLAMVICSVLFCAIVGIPLGILSGRSNRFESCIRPFLDAMQTTPAFVYLVPVVMLFSIGTVSGVLATIVFAMPPIIRLTGLGIRQVHPELVEAAVSFGATPMQVLRKVQIPLAMPSIMAGLNQTIMMSLSMVVIAALIGAGGLGTPVFQGLNTLDIGLATIGGLGIVLLAMVLDRITQGMGKK; this is encoded by the coding sequence ATGAGTTTTTTCGATTTTGACGAACGTATTATACCCCTCGATCAGTGGGTTCAGAGCGGAGTTGATTTTCTTGTTGAGAACTACAGAGAAGTTTTTCAGCTTATAAAATATCCGGTAGAGAAATCGCTGGACAGTATCTCGTGGGTGCTCACAAGTATGCATCCTCTTGTGCTTATAGCTATTCTTGCTTTCCTTGCTTTTCGCTATGCGGGTAAGAGAGTTACAATCTTTACCATAGCAACGATGTTTCTCATCGGGATGCTTGGGTTATGGGAAGAGGCGATGATTACGCTTGCCATGGTCATATGCTCGGTGCTTTTCTGCGCTATTGTCGGCATACCTCTGGGGATATTGTCAGGCAGAAGCAACAGGTTTGAGTCTTGCATAAGACCATTTCTGGACGCTATGCAGACCACACCTGCCTTTGTTTACCTTGTGCCGGTTGTGATGCTGTTCAGTATTGGTACAGTCTCCGGTGTTCTCGCCACTATTGTTTTTGCTATGCCTCCTATTATCAGGCTGACAGGGCTTGGTATAAGACAGGTGCATCCTGAGCTTGTGGAAGCTGCCGTATCGTTTGGTGCGACACCTATGCAGGTTCTGCGTAAAGTGCAGATACCACTTGCCATGCCTTCTATAATGGCAGGACTTAATCAGACTATCATGATGTCGCTTTCTATGGTTGTTATAGCGGCTCTGATCGGCGCAGGCGGTCTTGGTACACCTGTTTTCCAGGGGCTGAATACACTTGATATCGGACTTGCTACCATCGGTGGGCTCGGCATTGTGCTGCTCGCTATGGTATTAGACAGAATTACTCAGGGGATGGGTAAAAAATAG
- the proV gene encoding glycine betaine/L-proline ABC transporter ATP-binding protein ProV, whose protein sequence is MSTKEKIRVENLYKIFGPKPEKAKELLNKGLTKEEILEKTGMTIGVQDASFTVNEGEIFVIMGLSGSGKSTMVRMLNRLIEPTFGHVYVDGDDVASMSKDQLLNIRRKDLSMVFQSFALMPHMTVLENTALGLELSGADKKVREVEAHKALEQVGLEAWADSMPNELSGGMKQRVGLARALAVNPSIMLMDEAFSALDPLIRSEMQDELIKLQSRSARTIVFISHDLDEAMRIGDRIAIMEGGRVVQVGTPEEILQNPADDYVKAFFRGVDPTNILSAGDIARKTQVTIIKNPGDGPRTALQRLTSQDRDYGYVLNKNNKFAGVVSVERLQDLVDAEDKNIEKAFLEDAKAVYAGDSLQDILPLVAANPWPVPVLNEEDEYIGVISKNTFLKTLHRTGEEA, encoded by the coding sequence ATGAGTACGAAAGAGAAGATACGGGTTGAGAATCTTTATAAGATTTTTGGCCCGAAGCCTGAAAAGGCAAAGGAGCTTCTTAATAAGGGGCTGACGAAGGAAGAGATTTTAGAGAAAACAGGCATGACAATTGGCGTACAGGATGCGAGTTTTACCGTTAATGAAGGGGAGATTTTTGTTATTATGGGGCTTTCCGGATCGGGTAAGTCCACTATGGTCAGGATGTTGAACAGGCTGATAGAACCGACATTTGGACATGTTTATGTGGATGGTGATGATGTCGCTTCCATGAGCAAGGATCAGCTCCTTAATATCAGGCGCAAAGATCTTTCGATGGTGTTCCAGTCTTTTGCTCTTATGCCGCACATGACAGTGCTTGAAAATACTGCCTTAGGGCTGGAGCTTTCAGGCGCAGACAAAAAGGTGCGTGAAGTTGAAGCGCATAAAGCTTTGGAGCAGGTGGGGCTTGAAGCATGGGCGGACAGTATGCCGAATGAGCTTTCCGGGGGGATGAAACAACGTGTGGGGCTTGCCAGAGCTCTTGCCGTGAATCCCAGCATAATGCTTATGGATGAGGCGTTCAGTGCCCTTGACCCCCTTATCAGGTCGGAAATGCAGGACGAGCTGATCAAGCTTCAGTCCAGAAGTGCAAGGACAATTGTCTTTATATCCCACGACCTTGACGAAGCAATGAGGATAGGGGACAGGATAGCCATTATGGAAGGCGGGCGTGTGGTTCAGGTGGGGACACCGGAAGAGATACTTCAAAACCCTGCTGATGACTATGTCAAAGCTTTCTTCAGAGGCGTTGACCCTACAAACATTCTTTCCGCAGGCGATATCGCCAGAAAAACACAAGTTACTATAATTAAAAACCCGGGAGACGGTCCGAGAACTGCCCTGCAAAGACTTACCAGTCAGGACAGAGACTATGGATATGTCCTTAATAAAAATAATAAATTTGCCGGAGTTGTTTCAGTGGAACGTCTTCAGGATCTTGTAGATGCAGAGGATAAGAACATAGAGAAGGCTTTTCTTGAAGATGCGAAAGCTGTTTACGCCGGAGACTCTCTTCAGGATATCCTGCCTCTGGTTGCGGCAAATCCCTGGCCTGTTCCTGTTCTGAATGAAGAGGATGAATATATAGGTGTTATCTCTAAAAACACATTTCTTAAAACACTGCACAGAACAGGGGAGGAAGCATGA
- a CDS encoding nitronate monooxygenase — protein sequence MKEYRILTGGMGAAVSNWELAKAVGECGQIGVVSGTAMDVILARRLQAGDKDGNMRRALAAFPLKSVAERIINEFFIEGGKAEDASFKPIPMFTLNPPKELLELTVAANFVEVFLAKEGHSNPVGINLMEKVTLPNLASIYGAMLGGVDYIIMGAGIPREIPSVIDAFSKAKDASIRINVEGAAKGEEYTMTFSPKEIMGDMLKEIRRPKFYAIVSSNILATTLVKKTKPAVDGLVIEHNTAGGHNAPPRGGINLDDNGEPIYGQKDEVDIEKIRALNVPFWLAGSWGEACRLKEAIAEGAQGIQIGTLFAFCKESGFVESIKKAILEKMPDVFTDPKASPTGFPFKVVNLEGTLAMLETYLKRPRICNLGYLRHVYKKEDGTLGYRCPAEPIKAYIKKGGEEADTEGRKCLCNALVANIGLPEVYKNGYVEQTLITAGDTLKKVREFIKEGADSLSVADVIDKLIGELSPSEA from the coding sequence ATGAAGGAATACAGAATTCTTACTGGCGGCATGGGTGCTGCGGTATCCAACTGGGAACTGGCAAAAGCAGTAGGTGAGTGCGGACAGATAGGCGTTGTGTCCGGAACAGCAATGGACGTTATACTTGCCAGACGACTTCAGGCAGGAGATAAAGACGGCAATATGCGCCGTGCTCTTGCAGCATTTCCCCTTAAATCTGTTGCAGAAAGAATTATTAACGAATTCTTTATCGAAGGCGGTAAAGCTGAAGATGCATCTTTTAAACCTATCCCAATGTTTACCTTAAATCCTCCAAAAGAACTTCTTGAACTGACAGTTGCCGCAAACTTTGTAGAGGTATTCCTCGCAAAAGAAGGGCACAGTAACCCCGTAGGCATAAATCTTATGGAAAAAGTTACACTCCCTAATCTCGCATCCATATATGGTGCTATGCTGGGCGGCGTGGACTATATCATCATGGGAGCAGGCATCCCCAGAGAAATACCCTCTGTAATAGACGCTTTCAGCAAAGCTAAAGATGCCAGTATACGCATCAACGTTGAAGGTGCGGCTAAAGGTGAAGAGTACACAATGACCTTCAGCCCTAAAGAGATCATGGGTGATATGCTGAAAGAGATCAGAAGACCCAAATTTTACGCTATCGTATCCTCTAATATTCTCGCAACTACCCTTGTAAAGAAAACTAAACCCGCTGTTGACGGGCTTGTAATAGAACATAACACCGCAGGCGGGCATAACGCACCACCAAGAGGCGGCATAAACCTGGACGATAACGGTGAGCCTATCTATGGTCAAAAGGACGAAGTCGATATCGAAAAGATAAGAGCCCTTAATGTTCCTTTCTGGCTTGCGGGTTCATGGGGTGAGGCTTGCAGACTTAAAGAAGCTATCGCAGAAGGCGCACAGGGGATTCAGATCGGAACACTTTTCGCATTCTGTAAAGAATCCGGTTTTGTCGAAAGTATTAAGAAAGCTATTCTGGAAAAAATGCCTGACGTTTTTACAGACCCGAAGGCTTCTCCTACAGGTTTCCCTTTCAAAGTCGTTAACCTCGAAGGAACACTCGCCATGCTCGAAACTTACCTTAAACGTCCACGCATATGTAATCTGGGCTACCTTCGTCATGTGTATAAAAAAGAAGACGGAACTCTCGGGTACCGCTGTCCGGCAGAACCCATTAAGGCATACATCAAAAAAGGCGGAGAGGAAGCAGATACTGAAGGGCGCAAATGCCTTTGTAATGCACTGGTGGCAAACATAGGACTCCCCGAGGTTTATAAAAACGGCTATGTCGAACAAACACTCATCACAGCCGGAGACACTCTTAAGAAAGTTCGTGAATTTATAAAAGAAGGCGCAGACAGCCTGAGTGTCGCTGATGTGATTGACAAGCTCATTGGAGAATTATCTCCTTCGGAAGCTTAA
- a CDS encoding DMT family transporter: MPWAYLFTAGLFEIIWAYSMKQSNGFSRFIPSLITIFAMLVSFWLLSLAMRTIPLGTAYTIWTGIGAVGAFLIGIFFLAEPVNTARIIAAILIISGLVLMKVSSS; the protein is encoded by the coding sequence ATGCCTTGGGCTTATCTCTTCACCGCTGGTCTCTTTGAAATTATATGGGCTTACTCAATGAAGCAGTCAAACGGCTTCAGCCGGTTTATACCGTCACTCATCACTATTTTTGCAATGCTTGTCAGCTTCTGGCTGTTATCCCTCGCCATGCGAACTATCCCCCTAGGAACTGCCTACACGATCTGGACAGGAATAGGAGCAGTTGGGGCTTTCCTTATCGGGATTTTCTTTCTGGCTGAGCCGGTTAATACAGCGAGAATTATTGCTGCGATCTTGATTATTTCAGGGCTGGTCTTGATGAAGGTGTCCAGCTCCTGA
- a CDS encoding GNAT family N-acetyltransferase: protein MGIIIRKAGKQDIPSLIVLMDYLLGLEGDFPNMPERQRKGFEMILDSESSEVFVAEKGEKIVGMCSLHKFISTVQGSYAGVLEDVVVDEDFAGMGIGGMLITHIEKYAKAQGITRLQLMVDQNNDSAIALYKKYHWSQTKYIGFRKYL from the coding sequence ATGGGAATTATTATACGCAAGGCGGGCAAGCAGGATATCCCGTCACTCATAGTGCTGATGGACTACCTGCTCGGTCTCGAAGGTGACTTTCCTAATATGCCTGAACGGCAGCGGAAAGGTTTTGAAATGATTCTGGATAGTGAATCGTCAGAAGTTTTTGTTGCAGAGAAAGGGGAAAAGATCGTGGGGATGTGCAGTCTGCACAAGTTTATATCCACTGTTCAGGGCAGTTATGCTGGGGTTTTGGAAGATGTTGTTGTGGATGAGGATTTTGCAGGCATGGGCATTGGCGGAATGCTGATTACTCATATTGAGAAATATGCTAAAGCGCAGGGTATAACAAGGCTCCAGCTTATGGTCGACCAGAATAATGATTCTGCTATAGCTCTTTATAAAAAGTATCACTGGTCACAGACTAAGTATATTGGTTTCAGAAAGTATCTTTAG